In the genome of Kazachstania africana CBS 2517 chromosome 6, complete genome, the window GGTTAGGGCTTGCTTTGAAATGAATCATTTAATTACTTTTTTCGGTAGTATGTCATGCAAAAATGGTAATAAGCGAGAGGATCTTTGTAATACCATGTAGTTGAAACAGTAAATATTCTATCGGGTTCTAATAACTGCTGGCCCCTATGTTGTCTGGATTTACTTGAAAAGTTAGGAGAAGTTAGTGACTAATGTGACGGGAATTCTTGTTTTGTCAAGATAGACTATAAATTTGGCAAAAATGTATTATTAGTGGAATCTCAAGTTTTTACAGACGAAAGAAATTAACTAATCTTCAAAAGCTCTTGTGTACCTAGAAAGATTGACAAACGTATACGCTCAGCATTCATAACGGAATGCTATAAACTTGTCTCTTTATTGGGCTAGTGAAAAGGCCAAGAGGCTGCAAAAATTCCAGgttctttgaaattgaatttgtagCTAGTTATTCAATAGCATCACTGTGATAAAGACGATTAGTATGTGCTCTTCTGACAATGCTTAAAAAATTCCTTTTCGACTACGGTAAGTCATATTGCTTTCTGTAGCATCAAGCACACATGATAGTAAGTTTCTTCTAGCAGGATTATCTACTTGCGACGTTTTGCAAAATGTATTATAAAATGCAAATAGATAATCGTTTCACAAGAACCATTATATACTAGCGCTTTAACTATTCGGCCTTTCAGAAAAATGTTCATTTGTAATTAAGATGTATATTGagaaaataattgaaaatcttcaaaaccTGATCAATGCAGCCCCTAGGACGAGTGTTGCAGAATAGTATTCTATAAACACTACAAGATTAGATAGATTGAACCCCCTATATctgctggaaatggcaatataccgacatttcaatgttttgatagttagCATGACTAATTTAGAATCTtatagaagatatgaacaataattatggtgtgataaacacgatTATTTGTTGACAcgaaataattatggtaTGATAAACACGATCATTTGTTGACACGAAATATttatggtgtgataaacacgatAACGTATTGACTCATAAATCTATAACATGATAATTGGcataattcaaaatgtattggaaaaggtataaatactcaggtgaacactgaagtttgatcaaagtttgtatcactttatattactttatattatgattatattttatatataaccagtgtattatttggtataaccactgattaataagaattactTCAATAACTTGACTGACATCCACAACATGAACactattaaagaaaataatataaagagatcatcctctgatcttccttcaCGTCAATATCCCCCATTATAATTAAATGAGGCAGTGACAAAGTCCAAAACACTTCAAAAAGGATTTTCACATGTGGGTCGCATTTTCGACAAAAAAGACAAGAAAATAAGCCATCTTAGTATAGTGGTTAGTACACATCGTTGTGGCCGATGAAACCCTGGTTCGATTCTAGGAGAtggcaatttttttctcaagAAGCAACATGTAACACATAAATCAAGAAGGTTTTGCTGCATGGTTGTAGTAGCAAAAATGTGATTTAAAGTACccatattatattttttttctggtaatatttcttatcattattatataCAATGAAATACATAAACGCTTTTATTTATGTATAATTCATGGCTTTGGAATCTTGAGACTTTTAGAGATCATACCACATCCatgaaggaaaaaattagCACCAAAGGATGAAATTCCAAGAATTTACCTTTTCTAATGATTCCAAATGGAACTTCATCGTTGAATCGATTCAATTTAATCAATAATTCCATACCACAAACTTCGAAAAGAGTTGTTGGCATTGGAAAACCTTCGAAAAACTTAGATTTACCTTTCTTGTCCTTTGGTAATTGACCAACAGTAACGTTGAATCTTGCGAGCCTACAAAGACCGCATAGTACAAAAAAGGATAGTATAAAGACATCTAATGTAGTTTGGAAGCCAATAGCGAAGGCAATTGAAGCTGGAGCGACACCAAAGGAAATTAAATCTGCTAAAGAATCTAATTCTTGTCCCATTAATGATGATCTATTTCTCAATCTTGCGACTCTACCATCTAAGAAATCAAACACTGTTCCtaagaaaataaacaaatGTGCTCTCTGCACATAATATGATTTTTTAGTCAATGTGAATCTGAGACACGATACAATGGAATAGAAACCACTAAACCCATTTAACATTGTAATGAAATCGGCCATGTGCAGATTTCTGATCATGCTAAAATGGTATTTATCACTAGTGAAAAGATctatatcattttcatttggagGAGCTAACGGAGTCGTGTCAATGgtaaaaattgttgatgattttttaCTTAAATGATGTTCACTTGCAATTGATAATTGATCAATGTCACTCTCGTGATCTTCAGTAACAGACCTCTGTCTTAGTTCTGATTCCATGGCCGAATAGTGCGTGTTAGTTAGATGTTAATTGAAGTTTGTGCTATTGAACACAGTTATCCtttttattcaatgttTCTTAAATACTGAAATTTGATGGTTTGTTTTATATTTCCAGTGCCGTGCAGTCTTTTGCCTTGTGAAAATTTAAGTCGaggacaaaaaaaaaaaaaaagacagtCATAGGATTCACATCAGTAAAATTaccatatattttttatatttattaatCGACAAAAGAAGTATGtaagaatatataaaatggATCCTatcatttcaatttttcaagtgtTTCTAAATTCATTGCACCACCAAGACGAGCATCAAATTCGTAGCCACGGTTGAGCATCTTGGTCAAAGTTTCATAATAAGGCGGAACACCGGGACCGTCTTTTTCGGGTGGATTGTTTTTGAGTACTTCATTGAAGTAATTGTGGTATATGTCACCGTCGAAGTATCCAATTGGAGCATTTAACATTTCGTCGGGTAATTCGAAGGCATCGGTTAATTTGATGCAATCTTTTCTTATAATTGATAGCAAGTTGAATAACCTTGGTTGAATGATATTGGAAATGTCCTTACTCTTGAAAACACCAAATTGTTGGAACTCGCCAGAGTGCTTGTCAATGAAataaactgaaaataatttgtAAACGTTCCACATGGTTTCTTTTGTGGCATTATCTTTAATGAATGAAACGTCCGAacaattcaatttttcatagtAAACTTTGAGCATTGTATGAATTGcatgaaattttgcaaTTAAGACCAGTAATTTAGTAATCTTATCGAATGCTTTAGTTGCTTGTATCGTTTTCCCAACATGAATGAGTAATTGAACTAACATTATTGACCACGCTTCATAATAAGATTCCATATTGTCATCATCCAAAGATGCAGTTAATTGATTAGTATAAACTCTCTGAAGAAACATTGGATCTAAATAATGGAAAGAATCTGAATCCAAATCAGCATTAAATTTCCCCTTTGTAGAAGCATCGgcaaatttttttagaatTGATTTTGCTGAAgttaaagataaaatattattatcaccTTCCCAAGTACATTGTACAACCCAATCATTGTAGCCTTTACCAAATCCATTATATTGTGAGTAACCATGTCCACCGCAACTTTGTCTCAATTCGTCAATTAAACTTGCAACTAACCACGTATTTGTTGCCTTTAAACTTGCACttgaaataaataaatttttcaatttgtgaCTTACCTTTTTCAATGCCTTAGGGTCTctattatttgaagatgttgCTGCGTACAGTTCGTCTAAAGTGGAATAATAAGTTTTCATGAGATTGTGTGCAGCAGGTGCAATTAAATAAACGATGGCTAATTGTGGTAAGACTCGATATTGATGTAAAGGATAATCAATCAATTGTGTTTCATCAGGAGAATTTTCAGATTTGAATTGTTGTCTACCAACGGCATATCTTGTAGCAACTGTAACAAATTTTGAGCCAAATCTGAATGAATCCATTACCATGTTGACTCTACCACTTAATAGAGCACTATAACCTGAAATtgaatccaaatttttatcaattttgacAGTGACATCAGTTTTAGTATCATTTGGAATAACTTTAGCAAATCTTGATAGCATAAATTCTCTTGGGATTATTAcatttttaaattgaatCCAACCATTATCGATACCATCTCTGCCCATTTTTTTACCAATGTCACCAATGATAACACCTGGTAACAATTGGAAAGTGCTCAAATCACGTAATGGGACAACAAAAGTTTTTACACCATAGTCTGTTCCTTTAACGATCAATCTTGCGTATACGACGGAATGAGTTGCAGAACTTGCAGCACCACCTATCCACCATTTGGTCGCTGTTAGATCGGGCGTCACTATGGTGAAAGTATCATTTTGCAAATTATAAATAGCTTTTGTTTGTAAATTTGCGACATTTGAACCGTGACCTAATTCCGTCATTGCAAAACAACCATAGATACCTTTTAACATGACAGCACCACGAGTTTGTAACCAATATTTAATTTGCTGTGGGGTACCGTTGCCTTTAATACAATTACCGAATAAACCAAGATGGACTCCGACACGTGTAGATAATTGGGGATCAATATTACCAATAAGTGATAATCTTTTATCGAAGAACGCTAAATCTTTATTTGTTAATTCTGGTAATTCGCCGTTTTCATCTGCTTGCagtttttgaatcaaatccGTGTCTTTAAAATGATTACGTGCAGTTTTAATATCTTTTTCCATGTAAATTGacaatcttgaaatttttttagcTGTAATTTCTCGTTCTTGAGCTTTTGTTAAATCATAATAATCAGTATCAGTCTTTAAAATCGGATCATTGACAATTTCATCAGTCAATTGATGGGTTATCTGTTGACTTTCGGGATTATCTTCCAAAAATGTATTGATTTGATCCGCgattaattttgattttgaccTTTCATTAGAGATAAGTTGTTGTGGTTTAAAAACTATAGAACGAGTATCTGTAGTAGTCGATCTCGTCATTATGCTAATAATATCCTCCTTTCAAGTCACTTTGTAGGAGAGTTATTGTgcaaaaaaacaaaataagaTAACTTGATAACTTCAACCTCCcctttatatatgttttaCTCCATCgcatcatttttttttttccctctCGGACCTCGGCGGTTAAAAATCGATTTTTGcctgaaattttttgtttctggGGAAGCGGACCGGAGTTTAAGAGTCCATTGTATCCGTGTGCGTGTGAGCGGGAGGGTAACATGATGCGTTTTTAGAATTGACGAAAGGCGGAGAGGCAGCCGATGGGGAAGCCAATGGAAATGCAGAGTGCAGCTGTTTAGCCGCCGAGGGGTATCTCCTccacacacacacacacagAACATGCGTTTAAAGCTTCAGTTCAGCCCTCCCCTCGGGGGAACGAAAATTTTTACTACAGATAGTGATTAACCGCCAAAGCAGGGTACATTTACCCGGTGCGTGAGAAAGAGATGTTTTACTCTTAAGATGCTGTCCATCTTATTATCACAAGTTAACATCACAAACTAGGCGCTATTTGGAACAGACACTAAAGGAGCATACATGTATATAAGGATTTCAAGGTCAGTTTGAGACCCCCGTTGTGGTGGTCACTGCTAGGAAGTGATACAGCGTTACACGAAGTTGCCATGATTCCAGTGTTTCACTCTGCCCTCATGGACGATGCCACAAAGTTCCACATAAAGCCACACAAAGCCACACAAAGCCACAGAATTCTGCATAATCATAAATGACGAAATAAGACAAACCCTAAAAATACGCGCAATCATATTTCACGAACCCTACGGTACCAAAAAGGAAACAGTCTCCCGGGTAACACTTCCCCTATAactttccattttttttcaatttgtacAAGTGGGCAACAAGACtggacaaaaaaaaaaagaagacaGAGAGACCAGTCCGTGCAGTGGTGTAGTCTcgagaaaatttcaagGAATGAAAAGAACTTTTATATTCTTAAAACAAACACTAGtcaatttaattttattcatttcaatttgaatacGTACATTTAAAAATCTTCAACCTTTTCATAACCAAATCAAAAGCGCTTTCCAAATGAGTGATCTACCTATCGAATTCACTGAATTGGTTGATTTAACTTCTCTAGGGATCTCCCCTCAATCCTTAGATTTTAGATCTACCacttttgaaagtgatCACTACGTAACCGTTAGAGAATCAATTGATGGTAATAATTCAGTTGCTATAGTCGACCTCTCAAATGGTAATCAAGTTACAAGGAAAAATATGGGCGGTGATTCCGCAATCATGCATCCAAATCAAATGGTTATTTCTGTAAGAGCAAATGGTACCATTgtacaaatttttaatttagaaacaaaatcaaaattaaaatctttCACTTTAGATGAACCTGTCATCTTTTGGAAATGGCTTAATGATGAAACTTTAGGTTTTGTTACAGCAAGATCAATTCTCGTATCAAATGTGTTTGATGGTAACGTTAATGCAAAACCACAAGTATTGACAACGAGACATGCCAATTTAAATAATACTCAAATTATTAACTTTGTTGCAAATGCAAAATTAGATTGGTTTGCAGTAGTTGGTatcattcaagaaaatggtTCCATTGCTGGTAAGattcaattattttctaaACAACGTAACATTTCACAAGCAATTGATGGTCACGTTGCTATCTTCACTGAAACGTTATTGGAAGGTAATGGTTCCTCTCCAGTACAAATCTTTGTCACAGGTAATAGAAACACTACAACTGGAACTGGTGAATTAAGAatgattgaaattgatcACGATGCCTCTTTACCAACTCAATACCAAAAGAGAACTACCGATATCTTCTTTCCTCCTGACGCAACAAATGATTTCCCAATTTCCGTTCAAGTCTCTTCCAAATATGGTATCGTCTACCTATTAACTAAATATGGTTTCATCCATTTATACGAACTAGAAACTGGTACAAATCTTTTCGTAAATAGAATCACTGCAGAATCAGTGTTCACTGCTACTTCCTTCCATAACAAAAATGGTATTGCTTGTATCAATAAGAAAGGTCAAGTTCTTGCTGTGGAAATTGCTACTGAACAGATCGTTTCAtacattttgaataaactatcaaatgtttctttaGCATTAACAGTAGCAACAAGAGGTGGATTGCCTGGTGCAGATGATTTATTCAgtaaacaatttgaatctttgTTATCTCAAGGTGATTATCAAAGTGCTGCTAAAATTGCAGCATCTTCTCAAAGtttaagaaatcaaaatacTATTAatagattgaaaaatattcaagcAGCTCCAGGTGCAATATCTCCAATCTTATTATATTTCTCCACTTTATTAGACAAAGGTAAATTAAACAAGGAAGAAACCATTGAATTAGCTAGACCTGTCTTACAACAAGATAGGaaacaattatttgaaaaatggttaAAGGAAGATAAATTAGAATGTTCCGAACAATTAGGTGATATTGTTAAACCATTCGATACCAAATTAGCTTTAGCTTGTTATCTAAGAGCAGAAGTCCATGCCAAAATCATATCGTCTTTAGCTGAATTACAAGAGTTCGATAAAATCTCACCTTATTGCCAAAAAGTCAATTATCAACCAAATTACCAAGTTCTCTTATCTACTATTATGAGATCTTCTCCTGATAGAGCTTCTGAATTCGCGATTTCTTTGTTACAGAATCctgaaatttcttcaactttggatattgaaaaaattggtgatcttttcttttcacaaaatttcattcaacAAGGtacttcattattattagatgcTCTAAAAAATGATACCCCAGATCAGGGCCACTTACAAACAAGAGTTTTAGAAGTTAATTTGTTACATGCTCCTCAAGTTGCTGATGCCATCTTAGGTAACAACATCTTCTCTCACTATGATAAACCAACAATCGCATCTCTTGCCGAAAAAGCTGGACTTTATCAAAGAGCCTTAGAAAATTATACTGATATCGAAGATATCAAGAGATGTGTCGTCCACACTAATGCTTTAACCATAGATTGGTTAATTTCTTACTTTGGTAAATTAAATGTTGAACAATCATTAGCTTGCTTGAGAGCTTTAATTGATGACAACTTACAAGCAAATATCCAAATTGTTGTACAAGTTACTACCAAGTTCTCAGATTTAATTGGCTCCCAAATTCTGATCaaactttttgaagattataATGCAACTGAAGGTTTATACTATTATTTGGCCTCTTTAGTTAATTTAactgaagataaagatgTCGTTTACAAATACATCGAAGCTGCCGCTAAAATGcaacaattcaatgaaattgaaagaattgcTAGAGATAACAATGTCTTTGATCCTGAAAGAGTGAAAAACTTCTTAAAAGATGCAAACTTACAAGATCAATTACCATTTGTCATCGTATGTGATCGTTTTGGTTTTGTTCATGAAATGATCTTACATCTTTACAAGacacaaaatttgaaattcattCAAACTTACGTTCAACAAGTCAACCCATCAAAGACCCCTGAAGTTGTTGGTGCTTTATTGGACATGGATTGTGATGAATCATTCATCCAAACTCTTCTAAATTCCGTTTTAGGTCAAGTTCCTATTAATGAACTAACTGCTGaagttgaaaagagaaacagattaaaattaattttacCTTTCTTGGAACAAACTTTAGCTCAAGGTGCTCAAGATCAAGCTATTTATAATGCATTAGCTAAGATTTACATTGATTCTAACAATTCTCCAGAgaagtttttgaaagaaaatgatcaATATGATACCTTAGATGTCGGTCACTATTGTGAAAAGAGAGATCCTTACTTAGCTTACATTGCTTACGATAAAGGTAACAATGACGATGATTTAATCAGAATCACAAACGAAAATAGTATGTATAAATATCAAGCTAGATATTTATTAAAACGTTCTGATTCAAGCTTGTGGAACACTGTATTAGACTCTGAAAATATCTATAGACGTCAATTAATCGAATCCGTAATTTCTGTTGGTATTCCTGAATTAACTGATCCAGAACCAGTTTCTTTGACTGTTCAAGCTTTCATGACTAATGGATTAAAATTGGAGTTGATTGAATTGTTAGAAAAGATTATCTTGGAACCATCTCCATTTAACGACAATGTTGCTTTACAAGgattgttattattatccGCCATTAAATATGAGCCATCAAAGGTTTCATCTTACATTGACAAACTAGAAAATTATGATGCCAATGAAATTGCGCCACTATGTATTGAAcatgatttgaaagaagaagcttTCGAAATTTACGATAAACATGAAATGTTTACTAAAGCTTTGAGGGTCCTTGTAGAAGATGTCATGTCTTTGGACAGAGCAGCAACTtatgttgaaaaaattaatactCCTGATTTGTGGGCTCAATTGGGTACTTCTCAATTAGACGGTCTAAGAATTCCAGAAGCTATCGACTCCTATATTAAGGCTAACGACCcatctaattttgaaaatgttattGAGATTGCTGAGCaagctgaaaaattcgaagAATTAATTCCATATCTATTAATGGCTAGAAAGACCATGAAGGAAGCTAAGATTGATGGCTCTCTAATTCTTGCATACGCCCATCTAGACAAGATTCacgaaattgaaaacttgCTATCAGGCTCTACTGTCGCAAACTTAAATGCTGTTGGTGATAAATTATTGGAAAGCAACAATTATAAGGCTGCTAAATTGTGTTATAGCGCTGTCTCtaattattcaaaattagcATCTACTTTAGTTTACCTAGGTGACTACCAAGCAGCCGTTGACACAGCAAGAAAGGCCTCCAATATTAAAGTTTGGAAACTGGTTAATGATGCATGTATTGATCAAAAAGAATTCAGATTGGGCCAAATTTGTGGTTTGAATTTAATTATCCATGCAGAGGAATTAGATGGACTTgtagaaaaatatgaatcAAATGGGTACTTCGAtgaattgatttctttattcGAAGCCAGTTTAGGTTTAGAAAGAGCTCATATGGGTATGTTTACCGAATTAGCTATACtgtattcaaaatatgacACTAGTAAAACATTCGAACATTTGAAGTTGTTCTGGTCTAGATTAAATATCCCAAAGGTAATCAGAGCTGTTGAAACTGCTCACCTATGGCCTGAGTTAGTATTCTTATACGCCCATTATGATGAATGGGATAACGCTGCCTTAACTATCGTTGAAAAGTCCGGCGATGATTTCGATCATGCCTATTTCAAGGAAATAGTTGTTAAAGTTTctaatttagaaatttattacaaGGCTATCAACTTCTATGTTAAAGAGCATCCATCATTATTGGTAGATTTATTAACAGCCTTGACTCCAAGATTAGATATTCCAAGAACtatcaagatattttacAAATCTGATAATCTACCATTAATTAAACCATTCTTAATTAATgttttgcaaaaaaataactCTGTGGTGAATGCTGCCTATCATGATTTGATGATCGAGGAAGGTGACTACAAAGCTCTACAGGCTGCAGTTGACTCATACGATAAGTTCGATCAATTAGGTTTAGCTTCTCGTCTAGAAACACatgaaatcattttcttcagaaAAATCGCCGCTTTATTATACCGCAGAAATAAGAAGTGGATGAAGAGTTTGAACATATTGAAGGAGGAGAAGTTATGGAAGGACGTGATAGAAACTGCTGCAATTTCACAAGATGCTAAAGTAGTCGAAGATTTACTATTATATTTCGTTGAAATTGGCAACAAAGAAGCATTCGTTGCGTTATTATACGCTGCCTATAATTTGGTTAATTATGATTTTGTCTTGGAAACCTCATGGTTAAACTCCTTAgatgatattatcaaaCCTTATGAAATCTCCGTTAAGAAAGAGCAGGTCATGGCTATTGAAAAGTTGTCCAAACACTTGGCAGAGGGAAAATTTAGCGATAATAATCTCAATGATAATCAACCTCTAATGTTAATGAACAGTGCTATGGGTTCCCAACCAACTGGCTTTTAGGTTTCTTTGTGTTTAGAAAACATTCGATAATCTTGGGTCATCTGAGGGgattctcaaaatttttcacatTTCTAATCACATTTGATGATTGTTTGAAGTTTTATTCAGCGAGGAATATTGTATTTTAATGTCAGACgatttccaaaaaatcttctattctatatctaataatttatatacttAAAACTAAAAGATaactaaatttgaatataccagaaatttcaaatttttcatacaattaagaaaatattagatGAAGTATTTAACagtaaaacaaaaaaaaacctAACTATATACAACACAAACTTGAAAACTAGTGACTGGTAAATCCccattttcaatctctGTAATTACTGTTACGGTCTGCTTTTGCAGCcttcttttcaagttcATCCCAGTCATCGCCTTCTGCACTTTCTTCACCACTAAAATCTTCGCTACCATCGTCACTCATATCGTCTTCTTCAgaatcatcttcttccgAATAGGCACTTTCATCTGTTGGATCTTCTTCTGATGCCTCATATTCACTGATTTCCTCATCACTTTCTTCGGAAGCTTCATCATCGGAACCTGTAGCCAAGAAATTCCAACCACCATccaagaagaattgatgTGGGTCCTCCTGAAGTGACTTCATGATGGTACTCCAGTTTAAGTTAATGGTAGAAACGGTATATGGTATGTCCATATCAGTAAGCCATTGTTTTAAGAAATCTAATGACTCAATTGGCACAGTGTTAATGTGTGTCACAGGTTTATTGAAATCCTTATAAACAAAAACCATatcaaaattctttaaaCCAAATTGAACTCTTTCTAGAATACAAATTTCGATTTCTTCCAAGTTAACAACCATGAAAGGTGGTTCAATTAATTGAACTAAACAATCTGTGGTTGGCATACAGAAAACGGCTGATCTATTTGGAACACCTTGGAAACCTAAATCTCTAAATGTACTCTCAACGGAGAATAAACCCTTTGATGCTTCTGCGATGGCATCAGCAAAGTATCTAAACTCTTTATCTAAAGCTGCAcgctttcttctttcttcttgttcttgttctaattcatcttcatcgccatatcttctaaatttgttttgACCACGTCTAGCATTACCAGTTTCATCAACCGCCATATCAGAGGCTTCACGATAGAATTGAACATCTtggatttttttcttacccatcaaaattggattcttcaaatgaataTGAATGATAACGATCAACTCACCTTTACAAGATTGGAAAACgagatttttgatatttgaaaatagaatatCAATTCTACTGTCAGTCCTTAAAGGTGATTGATATCTAATACCGTTTTCATGAATAAAAACAGAGCCGGGGACACGTTTTGTATCAGGACTTGGTCtaacaaaaatttggtCAAGTCTCTTTGTTCTACCGGTTCTATTTTCTATTAATTTGTCTTGATGAACGACATCTGCTAAATTTTTACGTTCTTGTTCCCTCTTTGAGgattctttcttcaaatcagCAATTTGTTTGAATGCCTCGCTCATACGATCACCATCCTTTGATCTTAAGGTGATTGAACGCAAAAATTGGTTTTCAGCCGCATCATCATAAGGCAATTCAACTACCTTTTTAGATAGACCACCAGAAGTACCAGGAGAGTGGAAATTCAAACGTAAGTAGGTATATTCTCCTTCCTCATTTTTTGAACCATTCTTATATGAGTTGATATGAAATGGGACTGGCCTACCATATATTGGAACAATAATAGTTTGGGATTTCCAATCAACATGAAGTCTTAAATCACGAACATTTGTTGGAATTTGTGACTCACGAACGTAAGATtcatatttcttgaaatacTGACGCTCTTCTTTGCTAGTATCATTTGCATCTGCCGCACTGAATCTTAAAAGTCCATCCTTTAACAGCTTTTCGtgcaattttctttgattgtCCTTACGAATTTGTTCCTTTTGTGCATCATTTGAATCACCACGTGCTTCACCACGTAATTTTGTTCTTAAGATTTTAGAATTTCTGGGATCCGCCTTACCAGCAATAACTTTTGGTGGAGtagtcttcttcttttctgctgcatcatcttcttcttcattattgaagTAAAATGAGATTTGAGATCTTGTCTTTGTAAAATTCGTCAAAATCTTTGGttgttcatcttcaacAGATGATAACTGAACAGTATCAGCTAGTTGTAGAGCATAATTATGCTTTGTTTTAGAGTCAgtcaaattattaaaacCGATAGAAATGTTGAAACAGTCACCTGCAGAAACCTTTCTATAATCATTCTTGGTGTTCAAGACAAAATTTGAGTCTCTGAATTCTAAACCCATCAAAGAGCCAATATTTTTGGTGAAATGTGAAACTAAGTCAGGTTTTTGAGTTTCCATATACTTCACAACAGATTCATAAATTTCCTTTGGCGTACGACCAACTTTCAGTTGGTTATTGATGATTTCTCTCTGAAGTTC includes:
- the CHC1 gene encoding clathrin heavy chain (similar to Saccharomyces cerevisiae CHC1 (YGL206C); ancestral locus Anc_3.515); translated protein: MSDLPIEFTELVDLTSLGISPQSLDFRSTTFESDHYVTVRESIDGNNSVAIVDLSNGNQVTRKNMGGDSAIMHPNQMVISVRANGTIVQIFNLETKSKLKSFTLDEPVIFWKWLNDETLGFVTARSILVSNVFDGNVNAKPQVLTTRHANLNNTQIINFVANAKLDWFAVVGIIQENGSIAGKIQLFSKQRNISQAIDGHVAIFTETLLEGNGSSPVQIFVTGNRNTTTGTGELRMIEIDHDASLPTQYQKRTTDIFFPPDATNDFPISVQVSSKYGIVYLLTKYGFIHLYELETGTNLFVNRITAESVFTATSFHNKNGIACINKKGQVLAVEIATEQIVSYILNKLSNVSLALTVATRGGLPGADDLFSKQFESLLSQGDYQSAAKIAASSQSLRNQNTINRLKNIQAAPGAISPILLYFSTLLDKGKLNKEETIELARPVLQQDRKQLFEKWLKEDKLECSEQLGDIVKPFDTKLALACYLRAEVHAKIISSLAELQEFDKISPYCQKVNYQPNYQVLLSTIMRSSPDRASEFAISLLQNPEISSTLDIEKIGDLFFSQNFIQQGTSLLLDALKNDTPDQGHLQTRVLEVNLLHAPQVADAILGNNIFSHYDKPTIASLAEKAGLYQRALENYTDIEDIKRCVVHTNALTIDWLISYFGKLNVEQSLACLRALIDDNLQANIQIVVQVTTKFSDLIGSQILIKLFEDYNATEGLYYYLASLVNLTEDKDVVYKYIEAAAKMQQFNEIERIARDNNVFDPERVKNFLKDANLQDQLPFVIVCDRFGFVHEMILHLYKTQNLKFIQTYVQQVNPSKTPEVVGALLDMDCDESFIQTLLNSVLGQVPINELTAEVEKRNRLKLILPFLEQTLAQGAQDQAIYNALAKIYIDSNNSPEKFLKENDQYDTLDVGHYCEKRDPYLAYIAYDKGNNDDDLIRITNENSMYKYQARYLLKRSDSSLWNTVLDSENIYRRQLIESVISVGIPELTDPEPVSLTVQAFMTNGLKLELIELLEKIILEPSPFNDNVALQGLLLLSAIKYEPSKVSSYIDKLENYDANEIAPLCIEHDLKEEAFEIYDKHEMFTKALRVLVEDVMSLDRAATYVEKINTPDLWAQLGTSQLDGLRIPEAIDSYIKANDPSNFENVIEIAEQAEKFEELIPYLLMARKTMKEAKIDGSLILAYAHLDKIHEIENLLSGSTVANLNAVGDKLLESNNYKAAKLCYSAVSNYSKLASTLVYLGDYQAAVDTARKASNIKVWKLVNDACIDQKEFRLGQICGLNLIIHAEELDGLVEKYESNGYFDELISLFEASLGLERAHMGMFTELAILYSKYDTSKTFEHLKLFWSRLNIPKVIRAVETAHLWPELVFLYAHYDEWDNAALTIVEKSGDDFDHAYFKEIVVKVSNLEIYYKAINFYVKEHPSLLVDLLTALTPRLDIPRTIKIFYKSDNLPLIKPFLINVLQKNNSVVNAAYHDLMIEEGDYKALQAAVDSYDKFDQLGLASRLETHEIIFFRKIAALLYRRNKKWMKSLNILKEEKLWKDVIETAAISQDAKVVEDLLLYFVEIGNKEAFVALLYAAYNLVNYDFVLETSWLNSLDDIIKPYEISVKKEQVMAIEKLSKHLAEGKFSDNNLNDNQPLMLMNSAMGSQPTGF